The Aneurinibacillus sp. REN35 genome window below encodes:
- a CDS encoding DMT family transporter → MGSSLKVRIVFAHGLCIFFWASAFPGIRIGLESYTPEHLSLLRLLIGSALLILLSLLLRIRLPEVRDVPAILVLGGLGFAVYHTALNYGEQTVSAGAASLFVSTTPIFAALLAMLFFRERFGARGWAGGFISFAGVVCISLGSKAAWNAGYGTAFILLAALAESVYFVFQKPYLEKYGVFAFTTYTIWAGTLFMLFFLPGLGSAIMQAPAEVTFSVVYLGIFPTVLAYLALAFVTSQTGASEATSSLYLTPFFAFLIAWIWLNETPTFFSLLGGAIILAGVTLSSMKSHPKERPYPFGKLMRHIKNPTSH, encoded by the coding sequence ATGGGCAGTTCACTGAAGGTTCGCATCGTTTTTGCACACGGTCTCTGCATCTTTTTTTGGGCTTCCGCTTTTCCCGGCATTCGAATCGGGCTTGAATCGTATACTCCAGAACATCTCTCTCTTCTACGATTGCTTATCGGTTCTGCTTTGCTTATTCTGCTGTCTTTACTCTTACGTATACGCTTGCCGGAAGTAAGGGATGTTCCTGCTATCCTGGTATTAGGGGGGCTGGGCTTTGCCGTATACCATACAGCTCTTAACTACGGAGAGCAGACAGTGAGCGCAGGGGCAGCCAGCCTCTTCGTCTCGACGACACCCATTTTTGCAGCCCTTCTTGCTATGCTATTCTTTCGAGAGCGATTCGGAGCTAGAGGTTGGGCGGGCGGCTTTATAAGCTTTGCAGGAGTGGTCTGTATTTCTTTGGGCAGCAAGGCGGCTTGGAACGCAGGATACGGTACGGCATTCATTCTTTTGGCAGCGCTTGCAGAGAGTGTGTATTTCGTATTCCAAAAACCTTATTTAGAAAAATACGGTGTCTTTGCTTTTACGACCTATACGATCTGGGCCGGTACACTTTTTATGCTTTTTTTCCTGCCTGGACTCGGCTCTGCTATTATGCAGGCACCGGCAGAAGTTACATTCAGCGTCGTATATTTAGGGATTTTCCCTACAGTACTTGCGTATTTGGCCTTGGCCTTTGTAACATCGCAGACCGGAGCATCCGAGGCGACCAGTTCTCTCTATCTCACACCTTTTTTTGCTTTTCTGATCGCATGGATATGGCTCAATGAAACACCGACGTTCTTCTCGTTGCTAGGTGGAGCTATCATACTGGCGGGGGTGACACTCAGCAGCATGAAATCCCATCCGAAAGAGCGGCCGTATCCTTTTGGTAAGCTCATGAGGCACATAAAAAATCCGACTTCGCACTGA
- a CDS encoding DUF72 domain-containing protein yields the protein MHMRYVIGMSGWSYKEWKEVFYPEGLPQTDFFSYYSSQFSSVEVNTSFYYLPKASTIQKWYETSPEDFTFTLKAPQAITHDARLQNVQEDLTRFYQASNGLHEKAGAHLFQLPPSFRCSAKTYGILKAFVLSLPKEKDNVIEFRHTSWENEETINLLRAHHVAMCHVSERRVNTKLIRTGDFIYCRLHGENYATRYPEEDIETLAALITESGVERAYIYFNNTKEGVGIPNAKHLAALLS from the coding sequence ATGCATATGCGCTATGTTATCGGTATGTCCGGTTGGAGCTACAAAGAATGGAAGGAAGTATTCTATCCTGAAGGGCTTCCGCAAACTGACTTTTTTTCGTATTACTCCTCCCAGTTTTCTTCTGTCGAAGTTAATACGTCTTTTTACTATCTTCCGAAAGCGTCCACGATCCAAAAATGGTATGAGACATCGCCTGAAGACTTTACGTTTACATTAAAAGCGCCACAAGCGATTACCCATGATGCCCGACTGCAGAACGTACAGGAAGACCTGACAAGATTCTATCAGGCCTCCAACGGACTGCACGAGAAAGCCGGGGCGCACTTATTTCAACTGCCACCTTCATTTCGTTGCAGCGCCAAAACCTATGGCATACTTAAAGCATTCGTTCTGTCACTTCCAAAAGAGAAAGACAACGTCATCGAATTTCGCCATACCAGTTGGGAAAATGAAGAAACGATTAATCTGCTGCGCGCACATCATGTTGCCATGTGTCACGTATCTGAACGCCGGGTGAATACGAAGCTGATCAGAACAGGAGATTTTATATACTGCCGCCTCCACGGGGAGAACTATGCAACCCGCTATCCAGAAGAAGATATCGAGACACTGGCGGCTCTGATTACGGAGTCCGGTGTAGAGAGGGCATATATTTACTTTAATAATACGAAAGAGGGTGTCGGCATACCGAACGCCAAGCATCTTGCTGCATTATTATCTTAA
- a CDS encoding aminotransferase-like domain-containing protein: MDKSDHHAGSVPKYRQIVEYSKKKISNGEWPVGSKIPSQRTLAKIFGVNRSTVITALDELMADGLVEGRIGVGTIVVNNTWTLLATNPPPDWDRYVRSGVHKPSQATVQEINKDESNPNLIQLSKGELSPEIFPLETMKHIVRQVSEKLDAFGYEEPKGYLPLRQAVSEYIKTFGIQASSSSILIVSGALQALQLISVGLLHRGSAVLLEKPSYLYSLHVFQSAGMHFTGLAMDGEGLLPQAVSEWGRQDSGAILYTIPTFHNPTGMMMSKRRREELLAVCEEERLPIIEDDIYRELWIDEPAPPPLKAFDRHGHVLYVGSLSKTLSPGLRIGWIVGPEPVIERLSDIKMQTDYGSASLSQRVATEWMASGMYGRHVAFVRDQLAIRRRTALHALEIHMKDIAEWENPRGGFLIWLRIKPKLSMKELFTKSLREGVLLNPGSIYAQDTEQYVRLSYAYASPIEFEQGVVRVSRIIRQLSACH; the protein is encoded by the coding sequence GTGGACAAATCTGATCATCATGCAGGGAGTGTGCCTAAATACCGGCAAATCGTAGAGTACAGCAAGAAAAAAATCAGCAATGGAGAATGGCCTGTCGGGAGCAAAATACCGAGTCAGCGTACGCTGGCCAAAATATTCGGAGTAAATCGAAGTACGGTAATTACAGCATTGGACGAATTAATGGCTGACGGGTTAGTCGAAGGAAGGATCGGAGTAGGAACGATTGTGGTAAACAATACATGGACGCTTCTCGCTACCAATCCTCCACCGGATTGGGATAGGTACGTACGATCCGGTGTGCATAAGCCAAGTCAGGCGACAGTTCAGGAAATCAACAAAGACGAATCCAATCCAAATCTGATTCAGCTTAGCAAAGGCGAGTTATCCCCAGAGATTTTTCCATTGGAGACAATGAAGCACATTGTGCGGCAAGTGTCAGAGAAACTTGATGCATTCGGTTATGAAGAGCCGAAGGGATATTTGCCGCTGCGTCAAGCGGTAAGCGAGTACATAAAAACATTTGGTATCCAAGCTTCGTCTTCTTCCATCTTGATTGTATCAGGAGCGCTGCAGGCCTTGCAGTTAATCTCTGTGGGTCTTTTGCACAGAGGCTCTGCCGTGCTGCTTGAGAAGCCGTCCTATCTTTACTCACTGCATGTTTTTCAGTCAGCAGGCATGCATTTTACAGGTCTGGCGATGGATGGGGAGGGGCTTTTGCCACAAGCCGTTTCGGAGTGGGGAAGACAGGATAGCGGTGCCATTCTGTATACCATTCCTACCTTTCACAATCCTACCGGCATGATGATGTCAAAAAGGAGGCGCGAAGAGCTTCTTGCTGTATGTGAAGAAGAGAGGCTTCCAATTATTGAAGATGATATTTATCGTGAACTGTGGATTGATGAACCGGCGCCCCCACCGCTCAAAGCCTTCGATCGGCACGGACATGTACTGTATGTCGGGAGCTTATCGAAAACACTAAGTCCGGGTCTGCGGATTGGTTGGATTGTTGGACCTGAGCCTGTTATCGAGCGATTATCTGATATAAAGATGCAGACCGATTACGGTTCAGCTTCATTATCGCAGCGGGTGGCAACCGAGTGGATGGCAAGCGGGATGTACGGGCGGCATGTGGCGTTTGTAAGAGATCAGCTTGCCATTCGGCGTCGAACGGCGCTTCATGCGCTTGAGATTCATATGAAAGACATAGCGGAATGGGAGAATCCGCGAGGGGGTTTTTTGATTTGGCTTAGAATAAAGCCGAAGCTTTCTATGAAAGAATTGTTTACTAAATCGCTGCGTGAAGGCGTGCTGCTTAACCCGGGCAGCATTTACGCACAGGATACAGAACAATATGTTCGCCTCTCCTATGCGTATGCCTCGCCGATAGAGTTTGAACAAGGTGTCGTAAGAGTAAGTCGGATCATTCGGCAACTATCAGCCTGTCATTAA
- a CDS encoding toprim domain-containing protein, which produces MIVGKVIIVEGKTDKKRLEKIIAEPVEIICTHGTLSSDKLDGIYQQTGASEVYIFVDEDAPGKKLRAQLRNEFPNAYHLYTRRSYTEIARTPYEHLLKILRDAHFEVNEAVIL; this is translated from the coding sequence TTGATCGTGGGCAAAGTCATTATCGTAGAAGGAAAGACAGATAAGAAGCGTCTCGAGAAAATCATTGCAGAGCCGGTAGAGATCATCTGTACCCATGGAACGCTTAGTTCGGATAAGCTAGATGGTATTTATCAGCAGACAGGCGCATCGGAAGTATACATCTTCGTTGATGAGGATGCGCCGGGTAAGAAGCTGCGCGCTCAACTGCGGAATGAGTTTCCGAATGCGTACCACTTATATACTCGCAGAAGCTATACGGAGATCGCACGTACTCCATATGAGCATTTGTTAAAAATTCTTCGTGACGCCCATTTTGAAGTGAATGAGGCTGTCATTTTGTAA
- the uvsE gene encoding UV DNA damage repair endonuclease UvsE, with protein sequence MNVRLGYVAMSVHVVNASPSQTMTAKQFALISDREAGLRKLERIAEENLHNCMRLLYHNRAYDITFFRLSSRLIPLVGHELTEGWEYRSHLAKAFRELGDVAIKDGVRLDFHPDHYVVLNTPRRQTLDASLAALDHYVWMLKALGISPVHRCVLHVGGAYKNKEKAIQQFIKNWSQVPEETRQCILLENDDKAFTAKDTVELCETLGIPMVLDLHHHRCNYEEEENEVYALLPRIIDTWRTSSLPPKMHISSPRSKEDFRAHADYIDPEDLFPFLRRIAAYTDQLDVMIEAKRKDDALLSLMEWVGSRGGQEGIRMIDQASFQIK encoded by the coding sequence ATGAACGTACGTCTCGGTTATGTTGCTATGAGTGTGCATGTGGTTAATGCGTCCCCGTCCCAGACCATGACAGCCAAACAATTTGCACTGATTTCTGACAGGGAGGCGGGCTTGCGTAAGCTTGAGCGGATTGCAGAAGAAAATCTCCACAACTGTATGCGCCTTCTTTATCATAACAGAGCATATGATATTACGTTTTTTCGCCTCTCTTCGAGGTTGATTCCATTGGTCGGACATGAGCTGACTGAGGGATGGGAGTATCGCTCCCACCTTGCTAAAGCTTTTCGCGAGCTGGGTGATGTAGCTATTAAAGACGGTGTACGTCTGGACTTCCATCCGGATCATTATGTTGTGCTTAATACACCCCGCAGGCAAACATTGGACGCGTCGCTTGCCGCACTCGATCACTATGTGTGGATGCTCAAGGCACTTGGAATAAGCCCTGTTCATCGCTGTGTCCTGCATGTAGGCGGGGCCTATAAGAACAAGGAAAAAGCCATCCAACAATTTATCAAGAATTGGTCGCAGGTTCCAGAAGAGACGAGGCAATGTATTCTGCTTGAAAACGACGATAAAGCATTTACAGCAAAAGATACGGTAGAGCTATGCGAGACGCTTGGCATTCCCATGGTGCTCGATCTTCATCATCACCGCTGCAATTATGAAGAAGAAGAGAACGAGGTATATGCTCTGCTTCCGCGTATTATCGATACATGGCGCACGTCATCCCTGCCGCCTAAAATGCATATTTCCAGCCCCCGAAGCAAAGAGGATTTCCGGGCTCATGCTGACTATATCGACCCGGAAGATTTGTTTCCGTTTTTGCGCAGAATAGCTGCCTATACCGATCAGCTTGATGTGATGATCGAAGCTAAGCGAAAGGACGATGCGCTTCTGAGTTTGATGGAGTGGGTAGGGAGTAGAGGAGGGCAGGAAGGGATTCGTATGATTGATCAGGCGAGTTTTCAAATCAAATAA
- a CDS encoding dipeptidase, which yields MDTAYRTYLTTHRDTHLQEMKDFLGIPSISALSAHKTDIQRAAEWLVDALQAAGLENVKMMPTEGNPIVYADWLHADNDTTVLIYGHYDVQPVDPLELWQTPPFEADIRDGKIYARGATDDKGQVFMHIKALQALLQTEGKLPVNVKFCIEGEEEIGSPTLEPFVEKNKELLAADVLVISDTPMLEKGKPAICYGLRGLAAMQIDVKAANGDLHSGIYGGGVANPLHALASIIASMHDESGKVAVDGFYDKVKPLADEERQAFHDLNYDEEALKKELNVGELYGEEGYSFLERTWSRPTLEINGIYGGFQGEGIKTVLPSEAHAKLSCRLVGEQDPKEIQDLIEAHVHKHTPAGVQVQFTRMDTGRPFETPYDHPVIQVAMRAYEKAYEATPALTRMGGSIPIVEGFGRLLQLPIVLMGFGLPGENFHAPNEHFHLENFDKGLITICEYWKELAQTSIK from the coding sequence ATGGATACAGCCTACAGGACCTACCTCACTACACACCGCGACACCCATTTACAAGAGATGAAGGACTTTCTTGGAATCCCAAGCATAAGCGCTCTTTCTGCCCATAAGACAGATATACAACGAGCGGCAGAGTGGCTTGTCGATGCACTTCAAGCGGCTGGGCTTGAAAATGTCAAAATGATGCCGACAGAAGGAAATCCAATCGTTTATGCTGATTGGCTTCACGCGGACAACGATACAACCGTGCTTATTTACGGCCATTATGATGTACAGCCTGTCGATCCGCTTGAGCTATGGCAGACACCGCCCTTTGAAGCAGACATTCGCGACGGTAAGATTTATGCGCGCGGAGCAACCGATGATAAAGGACAAGTCTTCATGCATATTAAGGCGCTCCAAGCATTGCTGCAAACGGAAGGAAAACTTCCGGTCAATGTGAAATTCTGCATTGAAGGTGAAGAGGAAATCGGCAGTCCGACGCTTGAGCCATTCGTAGAAAAAAACAAAGAATTGCTTGCGGCCGATGTCCTTGTCATCTCCGATACTCCGATGCTTGAGAAAGGAAAACCAGCCATTTGCTATGGGTTGCGCGGACTTGCTGCCATGCAAATTGACGTGAAGGCAGCAAACGGAGACCTGCACTCTGGCATTTATGGCGGAGGCGTTGCCAATCCGCTGCATGCTCTCGCCTCTATCATCGCTTCTATGCATGACGAAAGTGGCAAAGTAGCTGTGGACGGCTTCTACGATAAAGTAAAGCCGCTGGCTGATGAAGAGCGGCAGGCGTTTCATGATCTGAATTATGATGAGGAAGCGTTGAAAAAAGAGTTGAATGTAGGCGAGCTGTACGGCGAGGAAGGGTACAGCTTCTTAGAGCGCACATGGTCGCGTCCAACGCTTGAAATCAATGGAATATACGGTGGATTTCAAGGTGAAGGCATTAAAACCGTACTACCATCTGAGGCACACGCCAAGCTATCCTGCCGCCTGGTTGGTGAACAGGACCCGAAAGAAATTCAAGATTTGATCGAGGCACATGTCCACAAACATACACCGGCAGGAGTTCAGGTGCAGTTCACCCGCATGGATACAGGTCGTCCGTTCGAGACACCGTACGATCATCCTGTGATTCAAGTAGCGATGCGCGCTTATGAGAAGGCGTACGAAGCGACACCAGCGCTGACTCGTATGGGCGGCTCGATTCCTATCGTCGAAGGCTTCGGCCGGCTGTTGCAGCTGCCGATCGTACTGATGGGATTTGGCCTGCCAGGTGAGAATTTCCATGCACCGAATGAGCACTTCCATCTTGAAAACTTCGATAAGGGCCTTATTACCATTTGTGAATATTGGAAGGAACTTGCCCAAACGTCCATTAAATAA